Proteins encoded within one genomic window of Amorphoplanes friuliensis DSM 7358:
- a CDS encoding glycosyl hydrolase 2 galactose-binding domain-containing protein, with protein sequence MRSVVTSYRPLHDGWALTGGDVDSVAAVVPGCVHTDLLAAGLIDDPYLDENEKKLAWIGRTDWVYETVFQHTRGDGRADLVCAGLDTVATVILNGVELGRTANMHRGYRFDAREVLRDGENQLRVRFDSAYSYAEAQQERLGDRPNAYPEPFNFIRKMACNFGWDWGPTLVTAGIWQPIGLHSWSVARLAEVRPQVAVADGVGTVDVRVRLERETAGPVTLAATVAGRRMQIQTEEDEAVLSLTVDDPQLWWPRGYGNQPRYDLDVTLAGPDAAPLDTWHRKIGFRSVRVDTTPDSEGSAFTLLVNETPVFVRGVNWIPDDVFANRVTRERLAARFTQAIDANVNYLRIWGGGRYESEDFYDLADELGLMVGQDFLFACAAYPEEEPFATELAAEARENVVRLSSHPSLMMWTGNNENIWGHEDWGWKDSLGDKSWGAGFYFDVLPRIVAEEDPSRPYWPGSPYSGRNDKHPNDPAYGTTHIWDVWNTDDYLKYREYRPRFVAEFGYQAPPVYATLRRAISDEPLTHDSPGMQAHQKAIGGDGKLQRGLDAHLPAPRDFDDWHFLTQLNQARALSVGIEHFRSLRPVCMGAIMWQLNDCWPVTSWAAVDGDGRKKPLWYALRRSYAPRLLTVQPRDGVPHLVAVNDSAEDWPLSATVSRRTVAGVVEAEVAIGATVGPGAAITLPLPAEVGAAGDAAHEFLVAEAEEHRAWWFFAEDKDIAWPPAKFDATFEAIGDDARVRITAHNILRDLTLHPDRLDPSTEVDESGVTLLPGEQATFMIRGGAGLEPTALTTRPVLRCVNDLS encoded by the coding sequence ATGAGGAGTGTTGTGACCTCGTACCGACCTTTGCACGATGGTTGGGCGCTCACCGGCGGCGACGTGGACAGCGTCGCCGCCGTGGTGCCCGGCTGTGTGCACACCGACCTGCTCGCCGCGGGCCTGATCGACGACCCGTACCTGGACGAGAACGAGAAGAAACTCGCCTGGATCGGGCGTACCGACTGGGTCTACGAGACCGTCTTCCAGCACACGCGGGGTGACGGGCGCGCGGACCTGGTCTGCGCGGGCCTGGACACCGTCGCCACCGTCATCCTCAACGGTGTCGAGCTCGGCCGCACCGCCAACATGCACCGCGGCTACCGCTTCGACGCCCGTGAGGTGCTCCGCGACGGCGAAAACCAGCTCCGCGTCCGTTTCGACTCCGCCTACAGCTACGCCGAGGCGCAGCAGGAGCGGCTCGGTGACCGGCCGAACGCCTACCCGGAGCCGTTCAACTTCATCCGCAAGATGGCCTGCAACTTCGGCTGGGACTGGGGCCCGACGCTCGTCACCGCCGGGATCTGGCAGCCGATCGGCCTGCACAGCTGGTCGGTGGCGCGCCTCGCCGAGGTCCGCCCGCAGGTCGCGGTGGCCGACGGTGTGGGCACGGTCGACGTTCGCGTGCGCCTCGAGCGGGAGACCGCCGGGCCGGTCACGCTGGCCGCGACCGTCGCCGGCCGGCGCATGCAGATCCAGACCGAGGAGGACGAGGCCGTCCTTTCCCTCACGGTCGACGATCCCCAGCTCTGGTGGCCGAGAGGGTACGGGAACCAGCCCCGTTACGACCTCGACGTGACCCTGGCCGGGCCGGACGCCGCACCCCTGGACACCTGGCACCGCAAGATCGGCTTCCGATCGGTACGCGTCGACACCACGCCGGACAGCGAGGGCAGTGCCTTCACGCTGCTCGTCAACGAGACGCCGGTGTTCGTCCGGGGTGTCAACTGGATCCCGGACGACGTCTTCGCCAACCGGGTCACCCGCGAACGCCTCGCGGCCCGGTTCACCCAGGCGATCGACGCGAACGTCAACTACCTGCGGATCTGGGGTGGCGGCCGGTACGAGTCGGAGGACTTCTACGACCTCGCCGACGAGCTGGGCCTGATGGTGGGGCAGGACTTCCTGTTCGCTTGTGCGGCGTACCCGGAGGAGGAGCCCTTTGCCACCGAATTGGCGGCGGAGGCGCGCGAGAACGTGGTGCGGCTGTCGAGTCACCCCAGCCTGATGATGTGGACGGGCAACAACGAGAACATCTGGGGTCACGAGGACTGGGGCTGGAAGGACAGCCTCGGTGACAAGTCGTGGGGCGCCGGCTTCTACTTCGACGTGCTGCCGCGCATCGTCGCCGAGGAGGACCCGAGCCGGCCGTACTGGCCGGGCAGCCCGTACTCGGGGCGTAACGACAAACATCCGAACGACCCCGCGTACGGGACGACGCACATCTGGGACGTCTGGAACACCGACGACTACCTCAAGTACCGCGAGTACCGGCCGCGGTTCGTCGCGGAGTTCGGATACCAGGCGCCACCGGTGTACGCGACGCTGCGCCGGGCCATCTCCGACGAGCCACTGACCCACGACTCGCCGGGCATGCAGGCGCACCAGAAGGCGATCGGCGGCGACGGCAAACTGCAACGGGGTCTCGACGCGCACCTGCCCGCGCCACGCGACTTCGACGACTGGCACTTCCTGACACAGCTCAACCAGGCCCGCGCACTGTCGGTCGGCATCGAGCACTTCCGGTCGTTGCGACCCGTCTGCATGGGCGCGATCATGTGGCAGCTCAACGACTGCTGGCCGGTCACCTCCTGGGCCGCGGTCGACGGCGACGGTCGCAAAAAGCCCCTCTGGTACGCGTTGCGCCGCTCGTACGCCCCACGGCTGCTGACCGTTCAGCCCCGGGACGGCGTGCCGCATCTGGTGGCGGTCAACGACTCCGCCGAGGACTGGCCGCTGTCGGCGACCGTCTCCCGGCGTACCGTCGCGGGGGTTGTCGAGGCCGAGGTGGCGATCGGCGCAACCGTCGGTCCGGGCGCCGCCATCACGCTGCCGTTGCCCGCGGAGGTCGGCGCGGCCGGCGACGCGGCGCACGAGTTCCTGGTGGCCGAGGCGGAGGAGCACCGGGCGTGGTGGTTCTTCGCCGAGGACAAGGACATCGCGTGGCCACCGGCCAAGTTCGACGCAACGTTCGAAGCCATCGGTGACGACGCCCGGGTCCGTATCACCGCACACAACATCCTGCGAGACCTCACACTGCACCCGGACCGCCTGGACCCGTCCACCGAGGTGGACGAGTCCGGCGTGACGCTGCTGCCGGGTGAGCAGGCAACGTTCATGATCCGGGGCGGCGCGGGCCTGGAACCGACCGCGCTGACCACGCGCCCGGTCCTGCGCTGCGTCAACGACCTGTCCTGA